Proteins from a single region of Pseudodesulfovibrio portus:
- a CDS encoding 4Fe-4S dicluster domain-containing protein has product MPKTIFVDTSRCTACRGCQIACKEWHELPANKTTQYKWGSHQNPQDLNPNNYKLVRFSEHLDNGVIRWNFFPDQCRHCELAPCKEMGDLYIEGAIVRDEKTGAVLYTDKTKNFSKEQFEEIRESCPYNIPRRNEKTGVLTKCTMCNDRIHNGMPPACVKVCPTGTMNFGERSDMLKLAEARLAVLKKQYPDARLADPDEVNVIYLLIDKPENYHEFAVAQADLGPMSKKQFLATLARPFKAMKA; this is encoded by the coding sequence ATGCCCAAGACGATATTCGTAGATACGTCCCGCTGCACCGCGTGCCGCGGTTGTCAGATAGCCTGCAAGGAGTGGCATGAGCTGCCCGCCAACAAGACCACGCAGTACAAGTGGGGCAGCCACCAGAACCCGCAGGATTTGAATCCCAACAACTACAAACTCGTCCGTTTCAGCGAGCACCTGGACAACGGCGTGATCCGCTGGAACTTCTTCCCGGACCAGTGCCGCCACTGCGAACTGGCTCCGTGCAAGGAGATGGGCGACCTGTACATAGAAGGCGCCATCGTCAGGGACGAGAAGACCGGCGCAGTGCTCTACACCGACAAGACCAAGAACTTCTCCAAGGAGCAGTTCGAGGAAATTCGCGAGTCCTGCCCGTACAACATCCCCAGGCGCAACGAGAAGACCGGGGTGCTGACCAAGTGCACCATGTGCAACGACCGCATCCACAACGGGATGCCGCCGGCCTGCGTCAAGGTGTGCCCCACCGGCACCATGAACTTCGGTGAACGCAGCGACATGCTCAAGCTCGCCGAGGCCCGGTTGGCCGTTCTCAAGAAACAGTACCCGGATGCACGGCTGGCTGATCCCGACGAAGTCAACGTCATCTATCTGCTCATCGACAAGCCGGAGAACTATCACGAGTTCGCCGTGGCCCAGGCCGACCTCGGGCCCATGTCGAAGAAGCAGTTCCTCGCCACTCTGGCGAGACCCTTCAAGGCAATGAAGGCATAA
- the fdnG gene encoding formate dehydrogenase-N subunit alpha, translating to MKLDRRSFMKLAGSSAACLTLGQLGVSLAPVKAYASGIKISGAKEVVTVCPFCSVSCHVIGYVKDGKLVNAEGDPDYPINEGSLCAKGAAMFSMTTGKHRLQKPLYRAPYSDKWEEKDWDWMFDRIARRIKDTRDKDLILKNEKGDTVNRLESMFLLGTSHAGNEECAIAHQAMRGLGVVHMDHQARIUHSATVAALGESFGRGAMTNHWIDIKNADSILIMGSNAAEHHPISFKWVLKAKDKGATVMHVDPKFSRTSARSDFHVPLRSGTDIAFLGGMIKYILDNEKYFKEYVVEYTNAALVVGKEFGFKDGLFTGYDEKTRTYDKSKWGFELDKNGVPKRDKSLKNPRCVLQLMREHYSRYDIDTVSATTGVSAENLMKVYKNFAATGRGDKAGTVMYALGWTQHTVGVQNIRSAGIIQLLLGNIGVAGGGINALRGEPNVQGSTDHTLLYHIIPGYMAMPHNGWQTYDEYVKGNTPVSGDPQSANWWQHKPKYFASLLKAWYGDHATKENGFCYELLPKIEKGGDYSYLYLFDRMYRNKIRGGIIIGLNPMNSVPNSNKLRKALDNLEWLVTSELHHSETTDNWHRPGVDPKKVKTEVFLLPSAHRLEKEGSVTNSGRWLLWHYKAVEPAFQAKPFGDMFCGFMGRLQKLYAKEGGKLPEAVTWLDYPEAYDPDDLCQRINGRFTQDAEVKGKKYKKGQQVPSFTALKDDGSTMSLNWLYAGSYTEEDGNKAKRRSTEQTAMQKNIGLYPKWAWCWPVNRRILYNRASVDLNGRPYNKAKAVIEWKDGKWVGDVPDGGWPPMATGKGRYPFIMHKHGFGQLFGPGRMDGPFSEHYEPVETPVNKNLFSKQLNSPVYKFVTSDMDKLCKPADPEYPVVLTTYSLTEHWCGGGETRNVPNLLEAEPQLYVEMSPELAEEKGIKNGDGVIVESIRGRVEAIAMVTVRMRPLLVHGRIIHEIGMPFCFGWTTPGTGDSTNRLTPSVGDPNTTIPEFKACCVNIRKANKLTELAT from the coding sequence ATGAAACTCGACCGCCGAAGCTTCATGAAGCTCGCAGGCTCGTCAGCGGCGTGTCTCACCCTCGGGCAGCTCGGAGTCAGTCTGGCTCCGGTCAAGGCCTATGCCTCGGGAATCAAGATTTCCGGTGCAAAAGAGGTTGTGACGGTCTGTCCGTTCTGTTCGGTGAGCTGTCACGTGATCGGTTACGTCAAGGACGGGAAGCTGGTTAACGCAGAGGGCGACCCGGACTACCCCATCAACGAAGGTTCGCTGTGCGCCAAGGGTGCGGCCATGTTCAGCATGACCACCGGCAAGCACCGGCTGCAGAAGCCGCTTTACCGCGCTCCCTACAGCGACAAGTGGGAAGAGAAGGACTGGGACTGGATGTTCGACCGCATCGCGCGGCGCATCAAGGACACCCGGGACAAGGACCTTATCCTCAAGAACGAGAAGGGCGACACCGTCAACCGACTCGAATCCATGTTCCTGCTGGGCACCTCCCACGCAGGCAACGAAGAATGCGCAATTGCCCATCAGGCGATGCGCGGCCTGGGCGTCGTCCACATGGACCACCAGGCAAGGATCTGACACAGCGCAACTGTTGCGGCTCTGGGAGAGTCGTTCGGACGCGGTGCGATGACCAACCACTGGATCGACATCAAGAATGCCGATTCAATCCTCATAATGGGCAGTAATGCTGCCGAACATCATCCGATCTCATTCAAGTGGGTGTTGAAGGCCAAGGACAAGGGCGCCACAGTCATGCATGTGGACCCGAAGTTCTCCCGTACATCCGCCAGGTCGGACTTCCATGTCCCCCTGCGGTCCGGCACGGATATCGCTTTCCTGGGCGGCATGATCAAGTACATCCTCGACAACGAGAAATACTTCAAGGAATACGTCGTTGAATACACCAACGCCGCGCTCGTCGTGGGCAAGGAGTTCGGTTTCAAGGACGGCCTCTTCACCGGTTACGACGAGAAGACCCGGACCTACGACAAGTCCAAATGGGGCTTCGAACTGGACAAGAACGGCGTGCCCAAGCGGGACAAGTCGTTGAAGAACCCCCGGTGTGTCCTCCAGCTGATGCGTGAGCATTACAGCCGGTACGACATCGATACCGTCTCGGCCACCACCGGCGTTTCCGCCGAAAACCTGATGAAGGTCTACAAGAACTTCGCGGCAACGGGTCGCGGCGACAAGGCCGGTACGGTCATGTACGCCCTGGGCTGGACCCAGCATACCGTCGGCGTGCAGAACATCCGCTCCGCCGGTATCATCCAACTCCTGCTGGGCAACATCGGCGTGGCCGGCGGCGGCATCAACGCCCTGCGCGGCGAGCCCAACGTTCAGGGTTCCACCGACCACACCCTGCTGTACCACATCATCCCCGGCTACATGGCCATGCCGCACAACGGCTGGCAGACCTATGACGAGTACGTCAAAGGCAATACTCCGGTTTCCGGCGACCCGCAGTCGGCCAACTGGTGGCAGCACAAGCCCAAGTACTTCGCTTCACTGCTGAAAGCGTGGTACGGCGATCACGCCACCAAGGAAAACGGTTTCTGCTACGAATTGCTGCCGAAGATCGAGAAGGGCGGGGACTATTCCTACCTCTATCTCTTCGACCGCATGTACCGGAACAAGATTCGCGGCGGCATCATCATCGGCCTCAACCCGATGAACTCCGTGCCCAACTCCAACAAGCTCAGGAAGGCGCTGGACAACCTGGAGTGGCTCGTCACTTCGGAACTCCATCACTCCGAGACCACCGACAACTGGCACCGCCCCGGCGTTGACCCGAAGAAGGTCAAGACCGAGGTGTTCCTGCTGCCGTCGGCACACAGGTTGGAAAAGGAAGGCTCGGTGACCAACTCCGGCCGCTGGCTGCTCTGGCACTACAAGGCCGTGGAGCCCGCCTTCCAGGCCAAGCCCTTCGGCGACATGTTCTGCGGCTTCATGGGCCGTTTGCAGAAACTGTATGCCAAGGAGGGCGGCAAGCTGCCCGAGGCCGTGACCTGGCTGGACTACCCGGAAGCCTACGATCCCGACGATCTGTGCCAGCGCATCAACGGCCGTTTCACCCAGGATGCCGAGGTCAAGGGCAAGAAGTACAAGAAGGGCCAGCAGGTTCCTTCCTTCACCGCCCTGAAGGACGACGGTTCGACCATGAGCCTGAACTGGCTCTACGCCGGTTCCTATACCGAGGAAGACGGCAACAAGGCCAAGCGCCGCTCCACCGAACAGACCGCCATGCAGAAGAACATCGGCCTGTACCCCAAGTGGGCCTGGTGCTGGCCGGTCAACCGCCGCATCCTCTACAACCGCGCTTCCGTGGACCTCAACGGCCGGCCGTACAACAAGGCCAAGGCCGTTATCGAGTGGAAGGACGGCAAGTGGGTGGGCGACGTGCCCGACGGCGGCTGGCCGCCCATGGCCACCGGCAAGGGACGCTATCCGTTCATCATGCACAAGCACGGCTTTGGCCAGCTCTTCGGCCCGGGCCGCATGGACGGCCCGTTCTCCGAGCACTATGAGCCGGTGGAAACGCCCGTAAACAAGAACCTGTTCTCGAAGCAGCTCAACAGCCCGGTCTACAAGTTCGTTACGAGCGACATGGACAAGCTGTGCAAGCCTGCTGATCCCGAGTACCCCGTCGTGCTGACTACGTACAGCCTGACGGAGCACTGGTGCGGCGGCGGCGAGACCCGCAACGTGCCCAACCTGCTTGAGGCCGAGCCCCAGCTCTACGTCGAGATGAGCCCGGAACTGGCCGAGGAAAAGGGCATCAAGAACGGTGACGGCGTCATTGTCGAATCCATTCGCGGTCGGGTCGAGGCCATCGCCATGGTCACGGTCCGCATGCGCCCGCTCCTGGTGCACGGACGCATCATCCACGAAATCGGCATGCCGTTCTGCTTCGGCTGGACCACGCCGGGTACCGGTGATTCCACCAACAGGCTCACGCCTTCCGTTGGTGACCCGAACACCACCATCCCGGAATTCAAAGCCTGCTGCGTAAACATTCGCAAGGCCAACAAGCTCACCGAGCTGGCAACCTAA
- a CDS encoding winged helix-turn-helix domain-containing protein, protein MLNPDPVTSIKSATRIGPTMRIHLWFETSGGVVFGLGRLQLLRQVERCGSLKAAAESLGMSYRGAWGKIKATEEVIGQKLIERAASRRAGYHLTQYGLGIAKSFDEWFREVESYALSKSRELLPFSLEKYE, encoded by the coding sequence ATGCTGAATCCAGATCCCGTCACGTCCATCAAATCCGCAACCCGAATCGGTCCCACCATGAGGATCCACCTCTGGTTCGAAACCAGCGGGGGCGTCGTTTTCGGCCTCGGCCGGTTGCAACTGCTCCGCCAGGTGGAGCGGTGCGGCTCCCTCAAGGCTGCGGCCGAGTCCCTGGGCATGTCCTACCGGGGGGCCTGGGGCAAGATCAAGGCCACCGAGGAAGTGATCGGCCAGAAACTCATCGAGCGGGCCGCCAGCCGCCGCGCCGGGTACCACCTCACGCAGTACGGCCTGGGCATTGCCAAGAGCTTTGACGAGTGGTTCCGTGAAGTTGAGTCCTACGCCCTGTCCAAAAGCCGGGAATTACTGCCTTTTTCTCTTGAAAAATACGAGTGA